One genomic window of Falco cherrug isolate bFalChe1 chromosome 20, bFalChe1.pri, whole genome shotgun sequence includes the following:
- the CD79B gene encoding B-cell antigen receptor complex-associated protein beta chain: MAGFCTRVWVLQVNLWLMALVTGGISADQNSTRSSTGSRCPMVQQHPRYVAAKKNMPVHFICYTQEPHSMQWYKAEKDSNDLYELDYSTSRYSIERKAHLINFTISRITYEDNGIYVCDSKNRTAERRPHLCGTELKVLSHSNIQQLQSRNTLKDAIIIIQSILLVIFISIPMLLFLDKAEGKQSPEEDHTYEGLEVEQIATYEDITPFRDVKAKWTVGEHPGEE; the protein is encoded by the exons ATGGCTGGGTTTTGCACGAGAGTCTGGGTGCTCCAGGTGAACCTCTGGCTGATGGCTCTGGTCACAG GTGGGATCTCAGCAGACCAGAACAGcaccaggagcagcacag GCAGCAGGTGCCCCATGGTGCAGCAGCATCCGCGCTACGTAGCAGCCAAGAAGAACATGCCCGTCCACTTCATCTGCTACACCCAGGAGCCCCATAGCATGCAGTGgtacaaagcagaaaaggacaGCAATGACCTCTATGAGCTGGATTATAGCACCTCCCGCTACAGCATCGAGAGGAAAGCCCACCTCATCAACTTCACCATCTCCAGGATCACCTACGAGGACAACGGCATCTATGTGTGTGACAGCAAGAACCGCACGGCAGAGAGGCGGCCGCACTTGTGCGGGACAGAGCTTAAAGTCCTGA gtcACAGCAACatccagcagctccagagcaGGAACACCCTGAAAGATGCTATCATCATTATCCAGTCCATCCTGCTTGTCATCTTCATCAGCATCCCCATGCTCCTCTTCCTGGATAAG GCTGAAGGCAAGCAAAGCCCAGAGGAGGACCATACCTATGAG GGCCTGGAGGTGGAGCAGATAGCCACCTACGAGGACATCACTCCTTTCCGGGACGTGAAGGCCAAGTGGACAGTTGGGGAGCACCCAGGTGAAGAGTGA
- the GH1 gene encoding LOW QUALITY PROTEIN: somatotropin (The sequence of the model RefSeq protein was modified relative to this genomic sequence to represent the inferred CDS: deleted 1 base in 1 codon), translating to MVLSSLHCCDHSGTAVAAGSRHLPGHAPFQPVCQRGAEGSASHLLAAETYKEFERTYIPEDQRHANKNSQAAFCYSETIPAPTGKDDAQQKSDIELLRFSLVLIQSWLTPVQYLSKVFTNNLVFGTSDRVYEKLKDLEEGIQALMRELEDRGPRGPQLLKPTYDKFDIHLRTEDALLKNYSLLSCFKKDLHKVETYLKVMKCRRYGEGNCTV from the exons ATGGTTCTCTCCTCTCTTCATTGCTGTGATCACTCTGGGACTGCAGTGGCCGCAGGAAGCCGCCACCTTCCCGGCCATGCCCCTTTCCAACCTGTTTGCCAACGCGGTGCTGAGGGCTCAGCATCT CACCTCCTGGCTGCTGAGACATACAAAGAGTTC GAACGCACCTATATTCCAGAGGACCAAAGGCACGCCAACAAAAATTCCCAGGCAGCATTTTGTTACTCAGAAACCATCCCTGCTCCCACGGGGAAGGATGATGCCCAGCAGAAATCG gACATAGAGCTTCTTCGGTTTTCACTGGTTCTCATCCAGTCCTGGCTGACCCCAGTGCAATACCTAAGCAAGGTGTTCACAAACAATCTGGTTTTTGGCACCTCAGATAGAGTGTATGAAAAACTAAAGGACTTGGAAGAGGGGATCCAAGCTCTGATGAGG gagctggaggacagGGGTCCACGGGGTCCCCAGCTGCTCAAACCCACCTACGACAAATTCGACATCCACCTGCGCACGGAGGATGCCCTGCTGAAGAACTACAGCCTGCTCTCCTGCTTCAAGAAGGACCTGCACAAGGTGGAGACCTACCTGAAGGTGATGAAGTGCCGGCGCTACGGCGAGGGGAACTGCACCGTGTGA